A single region of the Podospora pseudopauciseta strain CBS 411.78 chromosome 1, whole genome shotgun sequence genome encodes:
- a CDS encoding hypothetical protein (EggNog:ENOG503NXCJ; CAZy:GH76; COG:G) translates to MVSTTWGRLAARALFYMSIHRLGHAANDAPYAENAELAAKVLQDWFKPQTGGWSTGGWWQNANILTVLTDWALLEGPNQHVNVTDIAATTFVNAQKENVQIGKRHRADEQMASSRKHTRTTESGYPKFINTFYDDEGWWALAWIRSYDLTKKIEYLSMAESIFDDMRTGADNVCGGGILWNKTMRYKAAIANELYLTVAASLANRVQGSKDHYLQIAREQWVWFKKSGLINKDNLINDGLNSTTCLNNNETTWSYNQGVILGGLVELSKAAGNDSYLSPAVDIAEAAIASLQDEDGILHEADHCDIRADCGEDGPQFKGIFIRNLHYLYKAVPNEKFAMTIKKNADSIWAKGRDPKTNRLGLSWVGKPEAGIGPTAKTHSSAMDALVAAMGAVAGSK, encoded by the coding sequence ATGGTTTCCACCACATGGGGCAGATTGGCTGCTCGAGCTCTCTTTTATATGTCCATTCACCGGCTCGGCCACGCTGCAAATGACGCGCCCTACGCCGAAAATGCTGAACTCGCAGCCAAGGTTCTTCAAGACTGGTTTAAACCGCAAACGGGGGGGTGGAGCACAGGGGGTTGGTGGCAGAACGCAAACATTCTTACAGTTTTGACAGACTGGGCTCTGCTTGAGGGTCCAAATCAGCATGTCAATGTTACCGATATTGCTGCCACTACGTTTGTGAATGCTCAGAAGGAGAACGTGCAGATCGGAAAACGACACAGAGCAGACGAACAGATGGCCTCATCCAGAAAGCACACGCGGACGACGGAGAGCGGTTACCCTAAGTTTATCAACACATTTTACGATGAcgaggggtggtgggcatTGGCTTGGATCAGATCGTACGACCTAACGAAGAAGATCGAATACCTCAGTATGGCGGAAAGCATTTTTGATGATATGAGAACCGGCGCCGACAACGTGTGTGGCGGCGGTATCTTGTGGAACAAGACGATGAGGTACAAGGCCGCTATCGCCAACGAGCTCTACCTTACCGTGGCTGCCAGTCTCGCCAACCGGGTGCAGGGTTCCAAAGACCATTACCTTCAGATCGCAAGAGAACAGTGGGTATGGTTTAAGAAGAGTGGGTTGATCAACAAGGACAACCTGATCAACGACGGcctcaacagcaccacctgcctcaacaacaacgagaCTACCTGGTCCTACAATCAGGGGGTCATCCTGGGTGGTCTGGTCGAGCTCAGCAAAGCCGCGGGCAACGACTCGTATCTCTCGCCAGCGGTCGACATTGCCGAAGCGGCCATCGCCAGTCTACAAGATGAAGACGGCATCCTTCATGAAGCCGACCACTGCGACATACGAGCGGActgtggtgaggatgggcCGCAGTTCAAGGGTATCTTTATTCGGAACCTGCACTACCTATACAAGGCTGTTCCCAATGAGAAATTCGCGATGACAATCAAGAAGAACGCGGATTCGATCTGGGCCAAGGGCCGGGACCCAAAGACAAATCGATTAGGGCTATCTTGGGTGGGCAAGCCGGAAGCGGGGATTGGCCCGACGGCGAAAACACACAGCAGCGCGATGGACGCGCTGGTTGCGGCGATGGGTGCGGTTGCTGGAAGCAAGTAG